The proteins below are encoded in one region of Dromaius novaehollandiae isolate bDroNov1 chromosome 9, bDroNov1.hap1, whole genome shotgun sequence:
- the UBE2G2 gene encoding ubiquitin-conjugating enzyme E2 G2 isoform X3, whose protein sequence is MSFLAWRLCLWIGRWKGPEDTCFEYGVFPAILSFPLDYPLSPPKMRFTCEMFHPNMLPLHALSGLIIKAKEAFPVCEKTCTDADALLMLKFTQMGEFASLFSMLLATIPWDMRAALRGGVLCRALKRSCCQSLVCWQSQTMKVEPM, encoded by the exons ATGTCCTTTCTGGCATGGAGACTGTGTTTGTGGATTGGGAGGTGgaa GGGTCCTGAAGACACCTGTTTTGAGTACGGTGTTTTCCCTGCTATTCTGAGCTTTCCACTCGACTATCCGCTAAGTCCTCCGAAGATGAGGTTCACGTGTGAGATGTTCCATCCAAACA TGCTGCCTCTTCACGCTCTCTCTGGCCTCATTATCAAGGCAAAGGAGGCCTTTCCAGTGTGTGAGAAGACTTGCACTGATGCAGATGCTTTGCTGATGTTAAAG TTTACCCAGATGGGAGAGTTTGCATCTCTATTCTCCATGCTCCTGGCGACGATCCCATGGGATATGAGAGCAGCGCTGAGAGGTGGAGTCCTGTGCAGAGCGTTGAAAAGATCCTGTTGTCAGTCGTTAGTATGCTGGCAG AGCCAAACGATGAAAGTGGAGCCAATGTAG
- the UBE2G2 gene encoding ubiquitin-conjugating enzyme E2 G2 isoform X4, whose translation MNEENFFEWEALIMGPEDTCFEYGVFPAILSFPLDYPLSPPKMRFTCEMFHPNMLPLHALSGLIIKAKEAFPVCEKTCTDADALLMLKFTQMGEFASLFSMLLATIPWDMRAALRGGVLCRALKRSCCQSLVCWQSQTMKVEPM comes from the exons GGGTCCTGAAGACACCTGTTTTGAGTACGGTGTTTTCCCTGCTATTCTGAGCTTTCCACTCGACTATCCGCTAAGTCCTCCGAAGATGAGGTTCACGTGTGAGATGTTCCATCCAAACA TGCTGCCTCTTCACGCTCTCTCTGGCCTCATTATCAAGGCAAAGGAGGCCTTTCCAGTGTGTGAGAAGACTTGCACTGATGCAGATGCTTTGCTGATGTTAAAG TTTACCCAGATGGGAGAGTTTGCATCTCTATTCTCCATGCTCCTGGCGACGATCCCATGGGATATGAGAGCAGCGCTGAGAGGTGGAGTCCTGTGCAGAGCGTTGAAAAGATCCTGTTGTCAGTCGTTAGTATGCTGGCAG AGCCAAACGATGAAAGTGGAGCCAATGTAG